In one Chryseobacterium camelliae genomic region, the following are encoded:
- a CDS encoding prolyl oligopeptidase family serine peptidase, giving the protein MKLRSTVFILLIMNCFMYGQKKPLDHSVYDNWQNIGARKISNDGKWISYAVDPQEGNSTLFLYSVKNRVSKQFARATKLDFTSDSKFAVFQIRPLYKDIKAVKDKKLKQDKLTKDSLTIVNFSSGTTEKIPNVKEFKIPEKGGSHVAYLLENMKDKSEDASDKEDGDDKKDDDKNTKPLQLVVRNLPDGKSTTYDNVIRYEFSKNGKQLAFVTKKQEEKKSKDKKGEKNSGDEEPADKKDNDKSKPKKYALETVQIVDLQKGTVTKISEMEGDFSQLSFDEEGNQLAFVGTSSAQNDLVKLYQLYYFNVNTNKKEIVTNENTQMKKNWVISENRFPIFSKNGKQLYFGVAPKPVAKDTAMIANDHAVVDIWNYKDDYLQTIQLKELKNDLKKSYAAVMQTEKPDFFRNIDGEDLDTLRLVNDGNADFVIGMTSLNNRISSQWEGSTKKTYFLIDNKTGSRTEIIKNLDGSVSISPLGKFVVIFDREKGAWLSYNIKTKQTLPLNNGLQVSFVDEEFDMPDFPGAYGIASWTDNDESVIIKDRYDLWEFFLNGSKKPRNITNGFGRKNKITFDTYDLDKDIKSINRKASIYLSAFDNASKANGIFKTSVQSNSDPVKIQLENVWGYRSLQKAKNADEYILVKESYTDSPNIFATSDFSEQQKLSNTNPQQSTYNWGTSELVNWTTPKGNSSTGVLYKPEDFDTNKKYPMIVYFYEKLSDNLNRYVAPAPTPSRLNISYFVSNGYLVFTPDISYVDGLPGESAMEYINSGVEKLKENSWVDGFKIGIQGQSWGGYQVAYLITHTDMYAAAWSGAPVVNMTSAYGGIRWSSGMNRQFQYEKSQSRLGKNLWEAPELYIKNSPLFTINQVKTPVVIMSNDKDGAVPWYQGIEMFTALRRLGKPAWLLNYNGDDHNLIKRQNRKDIQIREQQFFDYYLKGAKAPVWMTKGIPATQKGKDWGFELTDDKP; this is encoded by the coding sequence ATGAAGTTGAGAAGTACAGTTTTTATTCTGCTCATCATGAATTGTTTTATGTATGGACAGAAAAAGCCTTTAGATCATTCGGTTTATGATAACTGGCAAAATATTGGAGCGAGAAAAATCTCCAATGACGGAAAATGGATTTCCTATGCTGTGGATCCTCAGGAAGGAAATTCCACTCTTTTTCTGTATTCGGTTAAAAATAGAGTTTCAAAGCAGTTTGCCAGAGCCACAAAATTGGATTTTACGAGTGATTCCAAATTTGCTGTTTTCCAGATCCGCCCGTTGTATAAAGATATAAAAGCGGTAAAAGATAAAAAACTTAAACAAGATAAACTCACAAAAGACAGTCTTACGATTGTCAATTTTTCTAGTGGCACAACAGAAAAAATCCCTAATGTAAAAGAATTTAAAATTCCTGAAAAAGGAGGTTCTCATGTTGCTTATCTTTTAGAAAATATGAAAGATAAATCAGAGGATGCTTCGGATAAAGAGGATGGAGACGATAAAAAAGATGATGATAAAAATACAAAGCCGTTGCAGTTGGTTGTGCGAAATCTTCCGGATGGAAAAAGTACAACGTATGATAACGTAATTCGTTATGAATTCAGTAAAAATGGGAAACAACTTGCTTTTGTAACTAAAAAGCAGGAAGAGAAAAAAAGTAAGGACAAGAAAGGGGAGAAGAATTCCGGAGATGAAGAACCTGCGGATAAAAAGGATAATGACAAATCAAAGCCAAAGAAATACGCTCTTGAAACGGTGCAGATAGTTGATCTCCAAAAAGGAACGGTAACTAAAATTTCTGAAATGGAAGGTGATTTTTCACAATTGTCTTTTGATGAAGAAGGAAATCAATTGGCATTCGTAGGAACTTCTTCTGCACAAAATGATCTGGTGAAATTGTATCAGTTGTATTATTTTAATGTTAACACGAATAAAAAGGAGATTGTAACCAACGAGAATACTCAAATGAAAAAGAATTGGGTAATTTCTGAAAACCGTTTCCCGATATTCAGTAAGAACGGCAAACAATTGTATTTTGGAGTAGCTCCGAAACCTGTTGCCAAAGATACTGCCATGATTGCGAATGATCACGCTGTTGTGGATATCTGGAATTATAAAGACGATTATCTGCAAACAATACAGCTAAAAGAATTGAAAAATGATCTTAAAAAATCCTATGCTGCAGTTATGCAAACGGAAAAACCTGATTTCTTCAGAAATATTGATGGAGAAGATTTAGACACATTACGATTGGTAAATGATGGGAATGCTGATTTTGTCATCGGTATGACAAGTCTAAATAACCGTATTTCTTCTCAATGGGAAGGTTCAACAAAGAAAACGTACTTCCTTATTGATAATAAAACGGGTAGCAGAACGGAGATTATTAAAAACTTGGATGGTTCGGTTTCAATATCACCACTTGGAAAGTTTGTTGTGATTTTTGACAGAGAAAAAGGAGCCTGGCTGAGCTATAATATTAAAACAAAGCAAACGCTTCCATTAAATAACGGATTGCAGGTTTCTTTTGTGGATGAGGAGTTTGATATGCCGGATTTTCCGGGTGCTTATGGTATTGCATCCTGGACGGACAATGATGAGTCAGTGATTATTAAAGACCGTTATGATCTTTGGGAGTTTTTCCTGAACGGATCAAAAAAGCCAAGAAATATTACGAACGGATTCGGACGCAAGAATAAAATAACATTTGATACCTATGATTTAGATAAAGATATTAAAAGTATAAACCGTAAAGCTTCCATTTATTTGTCAGCATTTGATAATGCATCAAAGGCAAACGGAATCTTCAAAACATCTGTTCAGTCGAATTCTGATCCGGTGAAAATTCAACTGGAAAATGTCTGGGGATATCGAAGTCTTCAGAAAGCGAAAAATGCGGATGAATATATTCTGGTAAAAGAATCATACACAGATTCTCCCAATATTTTTGCTACATCAGATTTCTCTGAACAACAAAAATTAAGCAATACCAATCCACAACAAAGTACTTATAATTGGGGAACAAGTGAATTGGTCAACTGGACAACGCCAAAAGGAAATTCATCTACGGGAGTTCTGTACAAGCCGGAAGATTTCGATACAAATAAAAAATACCCAATGATTGTATATTTCTATGAAAAGCTTTCAGACAATCTGAACCGTTATGTAGCACCGGCTCCAACTCCTTCGAGACTGAATATTTCTTATTTCGTGAGCAATGGGTACTTGGTGTTTACACCTGATATTTCATACGTTGATGGTCTTCCCGGAGAATCAGCGATGGAATATATCAATTCCGGAGTTGAAAAACTGAAAGAAAATTCATGGGTTGATGGATTTAAAATAGGAATTCAAGGTCAAAGCTGGGGTGGTTATCAGGTAGCCTATCTTATTACACATACGGATATGTATGCCGCAGCATGGAGTGGCGCTCCTGTTGTTAATATGACTTCCGCATACGGAGGAATCCGATGGTCTTCAGGAATGAACCGTCAATTTCAATATGAAAAGTCACAGAGCAGATTAGGAAAAAATCTTTGGGAGGCACCGGAATTGTACATTAAAAATTCACCATTGTTTACAATTAATCAGGTGAAAACTCCGGTAGTCATTATGAGTAACGATAAAGACGGAGCGGTGCCTTGGTATCAGGGGATTGAAATGTTTACGGCATTGAGACGCCTTGGAAAACCTGCATGGCTTCTGAATTATAATGGTGATGATCATAATCTTATCAAACGTCAGAACAGAAAAGATATCCAGATCCGTGAACAACAATTTTTTGATTATTATCTGAAAGGTGCTAAAGCTCCGGTTTGGATGACGAAAGGTATTCCTGCAACCCAGAAAGGGAAAGATTGG